One genomic segment of Microbacterium maritypicum includes these proteins:
- a CDS encoding DUF998 domain-containing protein — MEQDAKLRGETRAVWATVICFGVGTAVAVLILAGDARPLTGEGALAMPAAVIAGVIASAAFLASTLMHRRGETRSMPRWQAVISDLSTGALTVAFGAVTMMGVLLASEVLAAGLQGLQLAALGGGLLTGVVSAVGGRFAFGAGVGLRTADLAALLFGFLVIGTLFAMVTADDPRWWEQNFSQLGSGSWAFNGTLVVAGLLVATVGSYIGRDLHRLRGDGVLSRIAVVVALWAATGVALAAVGLLPLNRVPIPHDIAAFATLVLFAVAAATTVTSIPGHPRALLVTSVGVGLLLVVALVLWIPLGLYSATAVEAIVVGLGLLWMATLVRVLAIVAPEGSRPSARPSLRRARHPSGGPSER; from the coding sequence ATGGAGCAGGACGCGAAGCTGCGCGGCGAGACGAGGGCGGTCTGGGCGACCGTCATCTGCTTCGGGGTCGGCACGGCGGTCGCCGTGCTCATCCTGGCCGGTGACGCGCGCCCGCTCACGGGGGAGGGCGCACTCGCGATGCCGGCCGCCGTCATCGCGGGCGTGATCGCCTCCGCCGCCTTCCTCGCGAGCACGCTGATGCACCGCCGCGGTGAGACGAGGTCGATGCCGCGCTGGCAGGCGGTGATCTCCGACCTCTCGACGGGCGCCCTCACCGTGGCGTTCGGCGCCGTCACGATGATGGGAGTGCTGCTCGCCTCCGAGGTGTTGGCTGCCGGTCTCCAAGGGCTGCAGCTCGCGGCGCTCGGCGGAGGGCTCCTGACGGGGGTGGTCTCGGCTGTCGGTGGGCGCTTCGCGTTCGGAGCCGGTGTCGGCCTGCGCACAGCCGACCTCGCCGCGCTGCTGTTCGGCTTCCTCGTGATCGGCACGCTGTTCGCCATGGTGACCGCGGACGACCCGCGCTGGTGGGAGCAGAATTTCTCGCAGCTGGGCTCCGGGTCGTGGGCGTTCAACGGCACCCTCGTCGTGGCAGGTCTGCTCGTTGCGACCGTCGGTTCGTACATCGGGCGCGACCTGCACCGTCTGCGCGGCGACGGGGTCCTCTCCCGCATCGCCGTCGTCGTCGCGCTGTGGGCGGCGACCGGCGTCGCGCTCGCCGCGGTCGGGCTGCTGCCGCTGAACCGGGTGCCGATCCCGCATGACATCGCCGCCTTCGCGACGCTCGTGCTGTTCGCCGTGGCGGCCGCGACCACCGTGACCTCGATTCCCGGACACCCTCGTGCGCTCCTGGTCACCTCGGTCGGCGTCGGGCTGCTCCTCGTGGTCGCGCTCGTGCTGTGGATTCCGCTCGGCCTGTACTCGGCCACAGCGGTCGAGGCGATCGTCGTGGGGCTCGGACTGCTGTGGATGGCGACGCTCGTCCGCGTGCTCGCGATCGTCGCACCTGAGGGGTCTCGGCCCTCGGCGCGCCCGTCGCTGAGGCGCGCCCGGCATCCTTCGGGCGGGCCATCGGAAAGATAG
- a CDS encoding cold-shock protein: MATGTVKWFNAEKGFGFIAPDDGSDDLFAHYSAIAGSGFKELRENQKVEFDAERGPKGMQAANIRAL, translated from the coding sequence ATGGCCACTGGCACTGTGAAATGGTTCAACGCGGAAAAGGGCTTCGGCTTCATCGCTCCCGATGACGGCTCGGACGACCTCTTCGCCCACTACTCGGCTATCGCCGGCTCCGGTTTCAAGGAGCTCCGCGAGAACCAGAAGGTCGAATTCGACGCTGAGCGTGGCCCCAAGGGCATGCAGGCGGCGAACATCCGCGCTCTCTGA
- a CDS encoding iron-siderophore ABC transporter substrate-binding protein: MRTSRILAIGAAAALAIGLSACASSAPESTSTTGGNPASDDAFPVTVEHVYGETTITEKPERVATVAWANHEVPLALGIVPVGMSKASWGDDDDNGVLPWVEEKLDELGAETPVLFDETDGIDYEAVADTEPDVILAAYSGLTQEEYDTLSKIAPVIAYPTVAWGTSVNDMIEMDSKALGLEKEGKALIEQLDADAQKALEANSVLKDKKVLFSYIDPTDLSQVGYYTAVDTRPGYLHGLGLPFPSIVEENKDSDQFYLTVSAEEAQKFDDVDLFITYGDETIIPLLQADPLLSKIPAIAEGRIAVLPDATPIAASANPSPLSIPWGLSDYLALLAAPLAP, translated from the coding sequence GTGCGCACCTCTCGAATCCTCGCCATCGGCGCGGCCGCCGCGCTCGCCATCGGCCTCTCCGCCTGTGCGTCCTCCGCGCCCGAGTCGACCTCGACCACCGGCGGCAACCCCGCATCCGACGACGCCTTCCCCGTCACCGTCGAGCACGTCTACGGCGAGACAACGATCACCGAGAAGCCCGAGCGCGTCGCTACCGTCGCGTGGGCGAACCACGAGGTGCCGCTGGCCCTGGGCATCGTTCCGGTCGGCATGAGCAAGGCGTCGTGGGGTGACGACGACGACAACGGCGTGCTGCCCTGGGTCGAGGAGAAGCTCGATGAGCTGGGCGCCGAGACGCCGGTGCTGTTCGACGAGACCGACGGCATCGACTACGAAGCCGTCGCCGACACCGAGCCCGACGTGATCCTCGCCGCTTACTCCGGCCTCACGCAGGAGGAGTACGACACCCTCTCCAAGATCGCTCCGGTCATCGCGTACCCGACGGTCGCCTGGGGCACCTCGGTCAACGACATGATCGAGATGGACTCCAAGGCCCTCGGCCTCGAGAAGGAGGGCAAGGCTCTGATCGAGCAGCTGGACGCCGACGCGCAGAAGGCGCTGGAGGCCAACAGCGTGCTGAAGGACAAGAAGGTCCTCTTCTCCTACATCGACCCGACCGACCTCAGTCAGGTCGGTTATTACACGGCGGTCGACACCCGCCCCGGTTACCTCCACGGCCTCGGACTGCCGTTCCCCTCGATCGTCGAGGAGAACAAGGACAGCGACCAGTTCTACCTGACGGTCAGCGCCGAAGAGGCGCAGAAGTTCGATGACGTCGACCTGTTCATCACGTACGGCGATGAGACGATCATCCCCTTGCTGCAGGCCGACCCGCTGCTGTCGAAGATCCCGGCCATCGCCGAGGGGCGCATCGCCGTCCTTCCGGACGCCACCCCCATCGCGGCATCGGCGAACCCGTCGCCGCTGTCCATCCCGTGGGGCCTCAGCGACTACCTCGCGCTCCTGGCTGCACCGCTCGCGCCGTAG
- a CDS encoding FecCD family ABC transporter permease, with translation MTSATVIAPAPGAADLRRPVLVRTIWLLVGIVVLVVLSILSISFGVRAVSFDDIAAALTGRTDTIAEAAIVKRIPRTVLALLVGAALALSGATMQAVTRNPIADPGILGVSNGASLAVVCGIAFFGLADPYGQMAFAIAGAGIAAVFVYTVGSLGRGGATPLKLALAGAATSAAFASLISAVMLPRVDLLQTFQSWQIGGVGGAEWPRIALTAPVLAVGALICFLCSRGMNSLALGDEMAKGLGENVFRTRLISALGAVILAGAATAIAGPIGFVGLIIPHVCRMLVGTDHRWLLPFSAIAGAALLTASDIVGRVIAPSSEEIQVGIITAIIGAPFFIWIVRRQKVREL, from the coding sequence GTGACCTCAGCAACCGTCATCGCACCGGCACCGGGCGCCGCAGACCTGCGGCGCCCGGTGCTGGTGAGAACCATCTGGCTCCTCGTCGGGATCGTGGTGCTCGTCGTCCTCAGCATCCTGTCCATCTCGTTCGGCGTGCGGGCGGTCTCCTTCGACGACATCGCGGCGGCCCTCACCGGCCGCACCGACACGATCGCCGAGGCCGCGATCGTCAAGCGCATCCCCCGCACGGTCCTCGCGCTCCTCGTCGGCGCGGCACTCGCCCTATCCGGAGCGACCATGCAGGCCGTGACGCGGAACCCCATCGCCGACCCCGGCATCCTCGGCGTCTCGAACGGCGCCTCGCTGGCCGTCGTGTGCGGCATCGCCTTCTTCGGCCTCGCCGATCCCTACGGACAGATGGCCTTCGCGATCGCGGGAGCCGGGATCGCCGCTGTCTTCGTCTACACGGTCGGATCGCTCGGACGCGGGGGAGCGACGCCCCTCAAGCTCGCACTCGCGGGTGCCGCCACCTCGGCCGCCTTCGCCTCGCTCATCAGCGCCGTCATGCTCCCTCGCGTCGATCTGCTGCAGACGTTCCAGTCCTGGCAGATCGGCGGCGTCGGCGGGGCGGAGTGGCCGCGCATCGCCCTCACGGCGCCCGTCCTCGCCGTCGGCGCCCTCATCTGCTTCCTCTGCTCCCGGGGGATGAACTCCCTCGCGCTCGGCGACGAGATGGCCAAGGGGCTCGGCGAGAACGTCTTCCGAACGCGCCTGATCTCGGCGCTGGGTGCGGTGATCCTCGCGGGAGCCGCCACCGCGATCGCGGGGCCCATCGGCTTCGTCGGATTGATCATCCCGCACGTGTGCCGCATGCTCGTGGGCACCGATCACCGTTGGCTGCTCCCGTTCTCGGCCATCGCCGGTGCCGCGCTGCTGACCGCGAGTGACATCGTGGGTCGCGTGATCGCCCCGTCGTCGGAGGAGATCCAGGTCGGGATCATCACCGCCATCATCGGAGCGCCGTTCTTCATCTGGATCGTCCGTCGGCAGAAGGTGCGTGAGCTGTGA
- a CDS encoding FecCD family ABC transporter permease: MRSTEHAVHTLDRVDEPASARIARIVAGRRSRHRRHAVATIVLGVLVLALFAVALMVGNTFYTPDEVIRVILGETVPGASFTVGDLRLPRAVLAVLTGIAFGMAGVCFQTMLRNPLASPDIIGISNGAGAAAVFGIIVLSVNGPVVSLLALGGAVATALVIYLLSIKGGFAGTRLILIGIGVAAMLQSIISYMLSRAANWDIQTAMQWLTGSLNNASWERVLPMAIAAVVIVPLMLSQGRSLGALQLGDDSAAGLGIRVNATRLLLILGAVALLAFATAATGPIAFVAFMAGPIAARITGPGANLLLPSAFVGAALVLGGDLIGQFAFGTRYPVGVITGVVGAPYLIYLLIRTNRSGGSL, from the coding sequence GTGAGGTCGACCGAACACGCCGTGCACACCCTCGACCGGGTCGACGAGCCGGCATCTGCCCGGATCGCCAGGATCGTCGCGGGCCGTCGCTCGCGTCACCGTCGGCACGCGGTCGCCACGATCGTCCTCGGCGTCCTGGTGCTCGCCCTCTTCGCGGTCGCTCTCATGGTGGGAAACACGTTCTACACGCCCGACGAGGTGATCCGCGTGATCCTCGGTGAGACCGTGCCCGGTGCTTCGTTCACCGTCGGCGACCTGCGGCTGCCGCGAGCGGTGCTCGCCGTCCTCACCGGGATCGCCTTCGGCATGGCGGGTGTCTGCTTCCAGACGATGCTGCGCAATCCGCTCGCGTCTCCCGACATCATCGGCATCTCGAACGGTGCCGGTGCCGCGGCCGTGTTCGGCATCATCGTGCTCTCGGTCAACGGTCCTGTCGTGTCGCTGCTCGCCCTGGGCGGCGCCGTCGCCACGGCCCTGGTGATCTATCTGCTCTCGATCAAGGGCGGCTTCGCCGGCACCCGACTCATCCTGATCGGGATCGGGGTCGCGGCGATGCTGCAGAGCATCATCTCGTACATGCTGTCGAGGGCGGCGAACTGGGACATCCAGACCGCGATGCAGTGGTTGACCGGAAGCCTCAACAACGCATCGTGGGAGCGCGTGCTCCCGATGGCGATCGCCGCGGTGGTCATCGTGCCGCTGATGCTGTCGCAGGGGCGTTCGCTCGGAGCCCTCCAGCTCGGAGACGACTCGGCGGCGGGCCTCGGCATCCGGGTCAACGCCACGCGCCTGCTGCTCATCCTCGGTGCGGTCGCGCTCCTCGCTTTCGCGACCGCGGCCACCGGTCCCATCGCCTTCGTCGCGTTCATGGCCGGACCCATCGCGGCGCGCATCACGGGTCCGGGGGCGAATCTGCTCCTGCCGTCGGCCTTCGTCGGCGCCGCGCTCGTGCTCGGCGGCGACCTGATCGGACAGTTCGCCTTCGGCACCCGCTACCCCGTCGGCGTCATCACCGGCGTGGTCGGCGCGCCCTATCTGATCTACCTGCTCATCCGCACCAACCGCTCCGGGGGTTCGCTATGA
- a CDS encoding ABC transporter ATP-binding protein, producing the protein MTVSHSLSAEGVTLAYGDRTIIDGLDLQIAPGRITTIVGANGCGKSTLLRALARLLSPSEGQIVLDGTSVHTRPTKEVARILGLLPQSPVAPEGIAVADLVGRGRHPHQKMLARWSTHDYEVVADALDATGISDLADRSVDELSGGQRQRVWIAMALAQETDILLLDEPTTFLDVAHQVEVLDLLTDLSVSRGTTIVMVLHDLNLAARYADELVAMKDGRVHAAGAPKDIVTAELVEEVFGLANQITIDPVSGKPMVTPIGRHHVR; encoded by the coding sequence ATGACCGTCTCGCACAGCCTGTCGGCCGAGGGGGTGACGCTCGCCTACGGCGACCGCACCATCATCGACGGCCTCGACCTGCAGATCGCGCCCGGTCGCATCACCACCATCGTGGGCGCGAACGGATGCGGCAAGTCGACGCTGCTGCGCGCGCTCGCCCGCCTGCTGTCTCCGAGCGAAGGCCAGATCGTGCTCGACGGCACCTCGGTGCACACCCGCCCCACCAAGGAGGTCGCGCGCATCCTCGGTCTGCTGCCGCAGTCGCCCGTCGCGCCGGAGGGCATCGCCGTCGCCGACCTGGTCGGCCGCGGAAGGCACCCGCATCAGAAGATGCTCGCGCGGTGGAGCACGCACGACTACGAGGTGGTGGCGGATGCCCTCGACGCGACCGGCATCTCCGACCTCGCCGACCGCAGCGTCGATGAGCTCTCTGGCGGTCAGCGCCAGCGCGTGTGGATCGCGATGGCGCTCGCGCAGGAGACCGACATCCTGCTGCTGGACGAGCCGACGACGTTCCTCGACGTCGCCCACCAGGTCGAGGTGCTCGATCTGCTCACCGATCTGAGCGTCTCGCGCGGCACGACCATCGTGATGGTCCTCCACGACCTCAACCTCGCCGCCCGCTATGCGGACGAGCTGGTGGCCATGAAGGACGGTCGGGTGCACGCGGCGGGGGCCCCGAAGGACATCGTCACCGCCGAACTCGTCGAAGAGGTCTTCGGCCTCGCCAATCAGATCACCATCGATCCGGTCTCCGGCAAGCCGATGGTCACACCCATCGGGAGGCACCATGTCCGCTGA
- a CDS encoding siderophore-interacting protein — translation MSAETTTTDRPTYILTRAEVRAVVRVSPSFVRVTFGGDELSEFGTPGEVFDSRIKLVFPPATGVLPDLDRASDNWWQTFLAVPEEERGSMRTYSVRELRVDDETGTEVDVDFVLHLEPGLTGPASLWASQAAVGQELYLVGPRRGVDVGAHGGAEFAPGTAASVVLAGDETAAPAIARILEDAPRGLRGVAFIEVPSPADILRIDVPTGVEVHWLPRDAGEPHGLRLIPAVLGYLGDADAADEIRVKDIDGEDLLWETPEYSGLGEEIAAADAPAERYFWIAGESGVVTTLRRHLVKDLGIDRGQVAFMGYWRRGVAMRG, via the coding sequence ATGTCCGCTGAGACGACCACGACCGACCGTCCAACCTATATCCTCACCCGCGCCGAGGTGCGGGCCGTCGTGCGCGTCTCGCCCTCGTTCGTGCGGGTGACCTTCGGTGGCGACGAGCTGAGCGAGTTCGGCACGCCGGGTGAAGTGTTCGACAGTCGCATCAAGCTGGTCTTCCCGCCCGCGACCGGTGTTCTTCCCGACCTCGACCGGGCATCGGACAACTGGTGGCAGACCTTCCTCGCGGTGCCGGAGGAGGAGCGCGGATCGATGCGCACCTACTCCGTGCGCGAGCTGCGCGTCGACGACGAGACCGGGACCGAGGTCGACGTCGATTTCGTGCTGCACCTCGAGCCGGGCCTGACCGGACCCGCGTCGCTGTGGGCGAGCCAGGCCGCGGTCGGGCAGGAGCTGTACCTGGTCGGACCGCGTCGCGGCGTCGATGTCGGCGCGCACGGTGGCGCCGAGTTCGCCCCCGGCACCGCCGCATCGGTCGTGCTCGCGGGGGACGAGACGGCCGCTCCGGCGATCGCCCGCATTCTGGAGGACGCACCTCGGGGCCTGCGCGGCGTCGCCTTCATCGAGGTGCCGTCGCCCGCCGACATCCTGCGCATCGACGTGCCGACCGGCGTCGAGGTGCACTGGCTGCCGCGCGATGCCGGTGAGCCGCACGGTCTGCGCCTGATCCCCGCCGTGCTCGGCTACCTGGGTGACGCCGACGCCGCGGACGAGATCCGGGTAAAGGACATCGACGGCGAGGATCTGCTGTGGGAGACGCCGGAGTACTCCGGGCTCGGCGAGGAGATCGCCGCGGCCGACGCCCCGGCTGAACGCTACTTCTGGATCGCGGGGGAGAGCGGCGTGGTCACCACTCTCCGTCGCCACCTGGTCAAGGACCTGGGTATCGATCGTGGTCAGGTGGCCTTCATGGGCTACTGGCGTCGCGGTGTCGCCATGCGCGGCTGA
- a CDS encoding alpha/beta fold hydrolase, translating into MGYITVGNENSTPIELYYEDQGSGQPVVLIHGYPLDGHSWERQTRELLAQGYRVITYDRRGFGGSSKVNTGYDYDTFAADLHTVLETLDLRDVVLVGFSMGTGELARYVARYGHERVAKLAFLASLEPFLVQRDDNPEGVPQEVFDGIEAAAKGDRFAWFTDFYKNFYNLDENLGSRISEQAVTGSWNVAIGSAPVAAYAVVPAWIEDFRSDVEAVRTAGKPTLILHGTKDNILPIDATARRFHQAVPEADYVEVEGAPHGLLWTHADEVNSALKTFLAK; encoded by the coding sequence ATGGGTTACATCACCGTCGGCAACGAGAACAGCACCCCGATCGAGCTCTACTACGAAGACCAGGGATCGGGCCAGCCCGTCGTCCTGATCCACGGCTATCCGCTCGACGGCCACAGCTGGGAGCGCCAGACCCGCGAGCTGCTCGCACAGGGCTATCGCGTCATCACCTACGACCGCCGTGGGTTCGGCGGATCGTCGAAGGTCAACACCGGCTACGACTACGACACCTTCGCCGCCGACCTCCACACGGTGCTGGAGACACTCGACCTGCGCGACGTCGTTCTCGTCGGCTTCTCGATGGGAACGGGAGAGCTCGCCCGCTACGTCGCCCGCTACGGCCACGAGCGCGTGGCGAAGCTCGCCTTCCTCGCCTCGCTCGAACCGTTCCTCGTGCAGCGCGACGACAACCCCGAGGGTGTTCCGCAGGAGGTCTTCGACGGCATCGAGGCTGCCGCCAAGGGCGACCGCTTCGCGTGGTTCACCGACTTCTACAAGAACTTCTACAACCTCGACGAGAACCTCGGATCGCGCATCAGCGAGCAGGCCGTCACCGGCAGCTGGAACGTGGCCATCGGCAGTGCCCCCGTGGCCGCCTACGCGGTCGTGCCGGCATGGATCGAGGACTTCCGCTCCGACGTGGAGGCGGTGCGCACCGCCGGCAAGCCCACGCTGATCCTGCACGGCACGAAGGACAACATCCTCCCGATCGACGCGACCGCCCGCCGGTTCCACCAGGCGGTGCCGGAGGCCGACTACGTCGAGGTCGAGGGCGCTCCGCACGGTCTGCTGTGGACCCACGCCGACGAGGTCAACTCCGCACTGAAGACCTTCCTCGCGAAGTAG
- a CDS encoding TetR/AcrR family transcriptional regulator: protein MTEDEARERILTAAEELYYRKGYAAVGMDELRQFAGVSLRRLYSLFPAKTDIVAAVLERKHAQWESGLSEAVAGAGDDPRARLLAVYGYLENWFCADDFRGCAFINAFGELGGTNPEVAEIVRAHKASFQQYMADLVAETGAPAALAPQLSILAEGAQSTAAISADPAVAVQARGAAEVLIDAAFARS from the coding sequence ATGACCGAAGACGAGGCCCGCGAGCGCATCCTCACCGCCGCCGAAGAGCTCTACTACCGCAAGGGGTACGCGGCCGTGGGCATGGACGAGCTGCGTCAGTTCGCCGGGGTCTCGTTGCGTCGCCTCTACTCGCTCTTCCCCGCGAAGACCGACATCGTCGCGGCGGTCCTCGAGCGCAAGCACGCCCAGTGGGAGTCGGGGCTGTCGGAGGCGGTGGCGGGGGCCGGTGACGATCCTCGTGCGCGGCTGCTCGCCGTCTACGGATACCTCGAGAACTGGTTCTGCGCCGACGACTTCCGCGGCTGCGCCTTCATCAACGCATTCGGCGAGCTCGGCGGCACGAATCCCGAGGTCGCCGAGATCGTGCGCGCACACAAGGCGTCGTTCCAGCAGTACATGGCAGACCTGGTCGCCGAGACGGGCGCTCCCGCGGCGCTCGCCCCACAGCTGTCGATCCTCGCCGAGGGTGCGCAGAGCACGGCCGCGATCTCCGCCGATCCGGCCGTCGCCGTGCAGGCTCGGGGTGCCGCCGAAGTCCTGATCGACGCGGCGTTCGCTCGCTCCTGA
- a CDS encoding tryptophan-rich sensory protein, translating into MESRTKGIGRQTLIISAATFMLIAATIGAGAFGGTSVDDLQDGALSAQGSYLAPAGPAFSIWSLIYLGLIAYTVWQAFPAQRQDPRQQAVGGWIAASMVLNGLWLVTAQYLTLWLTVIVIALLLAVLARVIVVLGRFPARNLADRILTDGANGLHFGWVTIATVANTAAWLTQIAPESWAQAADAWAIAVLAVVLVIGAAAAWITGRIAPALATAWGLSWLAVGRLTGEPASTPTAVAAIVVAVVLVLVAVVAAIRRRSSAAQSTSR; encoded by the coding sequence ATGGAATCACGCACGAAGGGCATCGGTCGCCAGACGCTGATCATCTCCGCGGCGACGTTCATGCTGATCGCGGCCACCATCGGGGCGGGAGCTTTCGGTGGAACATCCGTCGACGACCTGCAGGACGGCGCGCTCTCGGCGCAGGGGTCGTATCTCGCCCCGGCGGGACCGGCCTTCTCGATCTGGTCGCTCATCTACCTCGGCTTGATCGCCTACACGGTGTGGCAGGCGTTCCCGGCGCAGCGGCAGGATCCTCGCCAGCAGGCCGTGGGCGGATGGATCGCCGCATCGATGGTGCTGAACGGCTTGTGGCTGGTGACGGCGCAGTACCTCACGCTGTGGCTCACGGTCATCGTGATCGCGCTGCTGCTGGCCGTGCTCGCCCGGGTGATCGTGGTGCTCGGACGCTTCCCGGCACGCAACCTCGCCGATCGCATCCTCACCGACGGCGCGAACGGTCTGCACTTCGGCTGGGTCACGATCGCGACCGTCGCGAACACGGCTGCCTGGCTCACGCAGATCGCTCCCGAGAGCTGGGCGCAGGCGGCGGATGCCTGGGCGATCGCCGTGCTGGCCGTTGTCCTGGTGATCGGCGCAGCCGCGGCATGGATCACCGGACGCATCGCTCCGGCCCTCGCGACGGCCTGGGGTCTGTCCTGGCTCGCCGTGGGCAGGCTCACGGGAGAGCCTGCGAGCACCCCGACCGCCGTCGCTGCGATCGTCGTGGCCGTCGTGCTGGTGCTCGTCGCCGTTGTCGCCGCGATCCGTCGGAGGAGTTCCGCGGCTCAGAGCACCAGTCGGTAG
- a CDS encoding response regulator — protein MKLLIADDDPQMVRALRITLAAHGYEVVVAPDGAAAIAAAAQTHPDLIMLDLGMPRLDGIEVIQALRGWTNVPIIVVSGRTGSADKVEALDAGADDFVTKPFQVDELLARLRALSRRSIPASGESTVAFGDVVVDLATKTVTRGGARVHLTPTEWRMLEHLSRHPGALVTRQDLLKEIWGSEQVSDSGYLRLYMSQLRKKLEQAPGAPVHLLTEAGMGYRLVL, from the coding sequence GTGAAGCTCCTCATCGCCGACGACGACCCGCAGATGGTTCGAGCCCTGAGGATCACCCTGGCCGCGCACGGATACGAGGTGGTGGTGGCCCCCGACGGCGCCGCCGCGATCGCCGCCGCCGCGCAGACCCACCCCGACCTCATCATGCTCGACCTGGGCATGCCCCGGCTCGACGGCATCGAGGTGATCCAGGCGCTGCGCGGGTGGACCAACGTGCCGATCATCGTGGTGTCCGGCCGCACGGGCTCGGCCGACAAGGTGGAGGCGCTCGACGCCGGAGCCGACGACTTCGTGACCAAGCCGTTCCAGGTCGACGAGCTGCTCGCACGTCTGCGCGCGCTCTCCCGTCGCTCGATCCCGGCCAGTGGCGAATCGACCGTGGCATTCGGCGACGTGGTGGTCGACCTCGCGACCAAGACCGTGACCCGCGGCGGCGCGCGCGTGCACCTGACCCCGACCGAGTGGCGGATGCTCGAGCACCTGTCCCGGCATCCGGGGGCTCTGGTCACCCGCCAGGATCTGTTGAAGGAGATCTGGGGCAGCGAGCAGGTCTCCGACTCGGGCTACCTGCGCCTGTACATGTCGCAGCTGCGCAAGAAGCTCGAACAGGCGCCCGGTGCTCCCGTGCACCTGCTCACCGAAGCCGGGATGGGCTACCGACTGGTGCTCTGA